ataaggcgtactgatagaaacttcttttgattctgttttattcagagttttgtcacttttttttgtttgatccatgagtacgtatgcgcaatactgaaatatgtgctaattTATTTATAATTGATTCTAACAGATATGTACTTTACCTGGAAGCGgtgcagcagatatgtactcgaattgtaAGCAGCggatatatactcgaatttgtaagcagtgcgacagatatgtactcagatttgtaagcagtgcggcatatatgtactcaaatttgttagcatatatgtactcgaatttgtgagcagtgtgccagatatgtactcaaatttgtaagcagtgtagacacacacgtttggtagtagggggtattatggtcatttctattttttaattaattttggacctccggataaaaaaaatttctggttggaccttactataaataactatatgggcttcGGACCAATCAACAAATTTTCCATTTGAATATGGTGGCACGGCAAGTTCTTTGAttggttgtttttctttttctttatagaTTCCTTTTCCTTGTCTAGgtacagcaaaaaaaaaacaaacgaaCAGGTGTATAGTAAACATGATTttctatgcttcaaaaaaataaacaaattactCCGTAAGACTACCAGTATGGCGGTACCAATCACATGTAGTTGGATAATGATGTTGGTAAATGAACAATACACATATGCTCCAGACTAACCAAAAAAATCATTAGGACGATATCATCAAAGACAATCAATAGAGAGATTAAAATAGACATAAAGTGTATACCTGCAGTTTCGTTGCCTGCTGGGAGAAAGGAGAAAGATAGATTTGCAGGCGTAGGAGGTTTTGGTGGATTAGGGATTATTAATAgggatatatatagagagaggatCAAAATCATTTATGACAAAATCCGAAATTTCCATGATGCAGTGTATATACGATAAGGAAATAAAATAGATTTTCACTTTTCAATTATTTTCCTCTCACACGAACTTTTTTCGCCGGTGCTTTTGGCAAACCAAAATTAgtaggagcgaaagaaaatttatcACGAGTTATTATTTCGTTATAGAatcaattcttttttcttttttataaacatttctaaaaataataaaattaccaaaaGTATGAATTTCCCCAGTCTCCCAGCTCCATTCAGCTGAAGTTCAAATCCTGGTAATGTAACTTCTTTCTTATTTGATCGATGAAATCAGTTTTAATCAACCCAACTGACAAGCAGTTTGACAAACTGAGCGTTTAGGCCATGTACCCTGGTTTGAAGCTGTTTTGGTTTCAAGGTACCACTGTCTGTTTATACCTCTGACACAATAACAGTATGATACAACAGATACACGGTAATCTTACAACAATAACACAGAAGGGTGAAACTGTACGTACAGATCGAATGATGACTTTCTTCCCAACTCCTGGATGAGTATTCTTATTACATATACAAGAGAACAACGAAAATTGGTTGCTTTACCTTCATGTTCGTACATGGTTGATCATAATCATCATACTTGCCTGTTTTTTTGTCATTCCTTTTGTTCTGCAGCTGTTTCACTTTTCTTCTTTCACATTATGTACCAGTTCTTTGGTTCCGTTGCTGACACTTGAGCAAGTTTTTTGTACACATCCATCACAAAACCATATGACTTCCCCATCAAAGATTTCTGGTACTTCTATACAATTGGTGGAACAAGGAAATGAATAAGAGAGAGTAAAGTAAGTTGAAACAAAATACCTAAGATAGATATCTTGCAACATAATATTTCCAGAACCAGAGGGTTCTCAGCTCAATGCACAGGTGTTTAGCAAAAACTTCACACATTCCATAGTGAACTAAAATCTGTCCGCGTGCCATCAGACTCACCACATTTCTGACAAATGGGTTTTCCTGCAGTTGCAAGTGCAGCAGTTAATGTTGCAGAGAACATACATAAGGCCTGTCAACAATACACACGGAACGCCtatcaaaaacaaacaaacaatataCACGGAACTAAAAAGCATTGCAGCATAAGACAAGTCTCCGACATTAATACCACCAAGGAGCAAACTAACATACACGAGAAACTTACCAAGTTATGGATGCAGAGTCAGCCACCAGAATACAGTCATTCCTTGGCTAGTCAAGGATAGAAAAGGCTGTGATATGAAGATGATAGCTCCGATCTGTAACTCTCATGTAAATCTGAACTCCTGTTGTTGTAAACTTGCGGGAGGGACCCCAAATCTGCAGGTACGTTAGGCTCATATTTCATTCCATTATCTTCTCGAGCCCTTTTTCTTTGTTGATTTGTAACGGCATTGTCTGCCATCCTCTTCTTATTAGATTTCCACTGCTCCAGCTGAACCATTCGTTTCAGAAGTGGGTCAAGTTTATAATGTGCTTGAAGTTTGTACTCTTCAATGCACTCTACCACAGTCTTTATACCAGCAAGCTCCTTTACATGCAAATCGCTCTAAAATGCACAGGGTACGCAAAGTTTAAGTATTACTTGTGCATGCAGATATATAAGTAATGGAGAATAAAAGGTACAGTTCTTAACTTCTGTCATGGTCAGCAGATGGGGTAAGCACCTTAATTTTATCATCTCCTCCTGAGCTGTTCATTTTACTCAGCAAATCTTTCCTCAAGTCCTTCAGATATGTCTTTAAAAGAAGCACAGGGGGGTATTTCTCAGTGAGCTTGAAGGCTAACACAAAATGGATAGCATCAATTCGTCTCCCCTTTCTGATCAACACTTCAATTATACCTGCCAAAACATCAAGGGAGGATGATTAGAGTAAGTACAATAGAACATCCTAAGTTGATCTGCTACACAACCAGAGCCTTATTTGCACAGCATGCTCTGACTGACAAGTTAGGGTTATACACCAACCATCAGTTGAAGGAATGATACAGTTGTCAGGTTAAGTCCCACTCTCAACCACCATATGATGGGATATGCCTGAGCTAAATCACACTCCAGGGACACAAGCATAACATGAACGGGgctaaaactaaaactaaaaaagaagaaaaaaaaaaaaagaaaggagtaTCTAGCTTCAATAAAACCCCACTGGAAATCCCCACCAGCGAAAGAATGTTGAACAACCAACCTGGTATTCTGTGTTTCAGGCCAAGAGAACGACAGAGACTAGGTGCTTGCCGGCGATGAGAAACAGCAAGAACAAGCTGACAAAGCTCTTCGTCATTAAACTCAGAAGTAATTCTAAATGTTGTAATCAACTTCAGAAAAGCCTCTTCATCAGTCGAATTATAATCAATAGCAGCATCACGGCTGTCTAGCCTAGATTTCCAACCGTCAGCAATTGTTTTGGCTTGCCACTTGGTTATACGGTCCATCAAATCATCAGCACCTAGCACCAACGCGAAAGATTCAATTACCATCAAACATGATTTCCGCATGGACATGAGTTCTATTGCATCGTTTGTGCTCCCTTTTGGACATAATGTAGTTTGACTGTGACAAGGGTAGAATCGTTTCAGAAAATCCAGCACGAAAAGGGCTGGCTCAGCTACATTTTTTAGAGCCGAAGGCATCTCTTCGCGTATTGCGTCCATGTACTTCTCATATTTCATGATGTAATTCAAGAGACCTTTGCTATCCATCTCTTTGCAAAACTGCCTAAGCTCTAGACGTTTTTGTATATCAAAAACAACAACAGTATGTTCATTTGATTTACTCTGTGCCTCTTTAATAGCAACAACAGCCATGTCTTTCAGCTCCTGTACCCGATCAATCATAGCTTGTTCTTTAACATCAACAGTTTCCGCTCTATTAGCAATGAGTGTACACATCTCAGATTTCTTCTCCAGAAATGCCTTCTCTATCTCCTCTAACCTATTGGATGTACTATTTAACCTATTGAATCGGTCTTTCAAA
This is a stretch of genomic DNA from Papaver somniferum cultivar HN1 chromosome 1, ASM357369v1, whole genome shotgun sequence. It encodes these proteins:
- the LOC113300234 gene encoding FRIGIDA-like protein 3, which produces MVECQPGQPNSTYPPVEVCQKCGVTGYANLLIYCNVCRVSAEHLYCLDRVSEVTEEVVEWSCEQCVPTYFCNQLQPSVIVEKRNVKQLPDERCVGDASEEILPNRPLISNENAYELPITDHVRSVENLLQKSQLNLQTSTAEAEAATSDGKQSASWKLGKTLVEQEAQQDVPENNIPYEENTDYFETKMKCLKDRFNRLNSTSNRLEEIEKAFLEKKSEMCTLIANRAETVDVKEQAMIDRVQELKDMAVVAIKEAQSKSNEHTVVVFDIQKRLELRQFCKEMDSKGLLNYIMKYEKYMDAIREEMPSALKNVAEPALFVLDFLKRFYPCHSQTTLCPKGSTNDAIELMSMRKSCLMVIESFALVLGADDLMDRITKWQAKTIADGWKSRLDSRDAAIDYNSTDEEAFLKLITTFRITSEFNDEELCQLVLAVSHRRQAPSLCRSLGLKHRIPGIIEVLIRKGRRIDAIHFVLAFKLTEKYPPVLLLKTYLKDLRKDLLSKMNSSGGDDKIKSDLHVKELAGIKTVVECIEEYKLQAHYKLDPLLKRMVQLEQWKSNKKRMADNAVTNQQRKRAREDNGMKYEPNVPADLGSLPQVYNNRSSDLHESYRSELSSSYHSLFYP